One genomic region from Bacillus sp. SLBN-46 encodes:
- a CDS encoding GntP family permease has product MPLVIVAIGIIALLILIMGLKLNTFVSLIVVSFGVAIALGMKLDEIIATIEAGLGGTLGHIALIFGLGAMLGKLIADSGGAQRIAMTLVNKFGEKNIQWAVVAASFIIGIALFFEVGLVLLIPIVFAISKQLKVSILYLGIPMGAALSVTHGFLPPHPGPTTIAGEFGADLGQVLLYGFIIAVPTVIIAGPLFTKLAKKLVPASFSKTGNIASLGEIKTFKLEDTPGFGISVFTAMLPVILMSIATILTLLQKTMGFADNSLLAIIRFVGGASPAMVISLLVAIYTMGLARKIPIKTVMDSCTEAISHIGMMLLIIGGGGAFKQVLINGHVGDYVAELFKGTSISPILLAWIIAAILRISLGSATVAALTTAGLVIPMLGQTDVNLALVVLATGAGSLIASHVNDAGFWMFKEYFGLSMKETFATWTLLETIISVAGLGFILLLSLIV; this is encoded by the coding sequence ATGCCATTGGTTATTGTAGCAATTGGTATCATAGCTTTACTAATTTTAATTATGGGTTTAAAATTAAACACCTTCGTTTCACTTATCGTTGTCTCATTCGGTGTGGCCATCGCACTTGGAATGAAATTAGATGAAATCATCGCAACAATTGAAGCAGGCTTAGGTGGAACACTCGGACATATAGCATTAATCTTCGGACTTGGAGCCATGCTGGGTAAATTAATTGCCGATTCAGGAGGCGCACAGAGGATTGCGATGACTCTCGTTAATAAATTTGGCGAAAAGAATATTCAATGGGCTGTAGTGGCTGCTTCATTCATTATCGGTATTGCTTTATTCTTTGAAGTAGGATTAGTTTTATTGATTCCAATCGTATTTGCCATTTCAAAACAATTAAAGGTTTCTATTTTATATCTTGGTATTCCAATGGGAGCAGCTTTATCTGTCACACACGGATTTTTACCGCCGCATCCAGGACCAACCACCATTGCGGGTGAATTTGGTGCCGATCTTGGCCAAGTATTACTTTACGGTTTTATTATTGCTGTTCCAACTGTCATTATCGCTGGTCCTTTATTTACAAAGCTAGCTAAAAAATTGGTTCCTGCATCATTTTCAAAGACTGGTAATATTGCCTCTTTAGGTGAAATCAAAACATTTAAACTTGAAGACACACCTGGATTTGGAATCAGTGTATTTACGGCAATGCTTCCTGTAATCCTAATGTCAATCGCTACAATTTTAACTTTGCTTCAAAAAACTATGGGATTTGCAGATAATAGTTTACTAGCCATTATCCGTTTTGTTGGCGGTGCTTCCCCAGCAATGGTGATCTCTTTATTAGTAGCTATTTACACAATGGGATTAGCGAGAAAAATACCGATCAAAACGGTAATGGATTCTTGTACAGAAGCGATTTCACATATTGGCATGATGCTCTTAATCATTGGGGGCGGCGGTGCCTTTAAACAAGTATTAATTAATGGTCATGTAGGTGACTATGTAGCCGAATTATTTAAAGGAACTTCCATTTCACCGATTCTACTTGCATGGATCATTGCAGCAATTTTACGTATCTCATTAGGTTCTGCGACAGTTGCAGCCTTAACCACTGCTGGATTAGTTATACCAATGTTGGGCCAAACAGATGTTAACCTTGCTTTAGTTGTACTTGCAACTGGTGCTGGTAGCTTGATTGCCTCACACGTTAATGACGCTGGTTTCTGGATGTTTAAAGAGTATTTTGGTTTAAGTATGAAAGAAACATTTGCGACTTGGACATTACTTGAGACGATTATTTCCGTAGCTGGACTAGGATTTATTCTATTACTAAGCTTAATCGTATAA
- the gntK gene encoding gluconokinase, whose translation MTNYMLGIDIGTTSTKAVLFSEQGEVIQQENIGYPLYTPDISTAEQDPEEIFNAVITAITKIMKHQSHKKLSFVSFSSAMHSLIAIDENDEPLTPCITWADNRSEAWAHKIKDELNGHEVYKRTGTPIHPMSPLSKITWIVNDRPEIATKAKKYIGIKEYIFKKFFDKYVVDYSLASAMGMMNLKKLDWDEEALMITGITRDQLSKLVPTTEIFTNCNPDFAKQMGIDPQTPFVIGASDGVLSNLGVNAIGKGEIAVTIGTSGAIRTIIDQPQTDEKGRIFCYALTDKHWVIGGPVNNGGMVLRWIRDEFAASEVETAKRLGIDPYDVLTKIAERVRPGADGLLFHPFLAGERAPLWNPNVRGSFFGLTLSHKKEHMIRAALEGVIFNLYTVFLALIECMEGPVTRIQATGGFARSDVWRQMMSDIFDLEVVVPESYESSCLGACILGLYATGKIDSFEVVSEMIGSTHKHAPKEEAAKEYRQLVPIFINLSRVLEEDYTRIANYQRSLIK comes from the coding sequence ATGACTAACTATATGTTAGGTATTGATATTGGTACGACAAGTACTAAAGCAGTATTATTTAGCGAACAAGGCGAAGTGATTCAACAAGAAAATATTGGTTACCCTCTTTACACACCTGATATTTCGACTGCTGAACAAGACCCTGAAGAGATTTTTAATGCTGTGATAACTGCCATTACTAAAATTATGAAACATCAATCTCACAAAAAATTATCGTTTGTTTCTTTTAGTAGTGCGATGCATAGTCTCATTGCCATTGATGAAAATGATGAACCACTTACACCATGCATTACCTGGGCAGATAATCGAAGTGAAGCCTGGGCACATAAAATTAAAGATGAATTGAACGGGCATGAAGTTTACAAACGAACCGGAACACCTATTCATCCTATGTCACCATTAAGTAAAATCACATGGATAGTGAATGACCGACCTGAAATCGCTACCAAGGCTAAAAAGTATATTGGAATTAAAGAATATATTTTTAAAAAGTTCTTTGACAAATATGTAGTCGACTATTCTCTCGCTTCTGCAATGGGTATGATGAATCTCAAAAAACTAGATTGGGACGAGGAAGCTTTAATGATTACCGGTATTACACGGGATCAGTTATCAAAGCTCGTACCAACAACGGAGATTTTTACAAATTGTAATCCTGATTTTGCAAAACAAATGGGAATTGACCCACAAACTCCTTTTGTAATTGGTGCAAGTGATGGCGTACTTTCTAATCTTGGGGTTAATGCGATTGGAAAAGGCGAGATTGCTGTGACAATTGGGACAAGCGGTGCCATTCGAACTATTATTGATCAACCGCAGACGGATGAAAAAGGACGTATTTTTTGCTACGCGTTAACAGACAAGCATTGGGTCATTGGCGGCCCTGTTAATAATGGCGGGATGGTACTTCGCTGGATTAGAGATGAATTTGCTGCATCTGAAGTTGAAACAGCGAAAAGACTTGGGATTGATCCATATGATGTATTAACTAAAATTGCTGAACGCGTAAGACCAGGAGCTGATGGTTTACTCTTCCATCCATTCCTTGCAGGTGAACGAGCACCATTATGGAATCCTAATGTACGCGGCTCATTTTTCGGGCTCACCTTGTCGCATAAGAAAGAACATATGATTCGCGCAGCCCTCGAAGGCGTCATTTTCAATTTATATACTGTATTTTTAGCTCTAATTGAATGTATGGAAGGTCCAGTTACACGAATCCAAGCAACTGGTGGCTTTGCCAGATCAGATGTTTGGAGACAAATGATGTCTGATATCTTTGATTTGGAAGTTGTGGTTCCAGAAAGTTATGAAAGTTCCTGTTTGGGTGCTTGTATTTTAGGGCTTTATGCAACAGGAAAAATTGATTCATTTGAAGTAGTTTCTGAAATGATTGGCAGTACCCACAAACATGCACCTAAAGAAGAAGCTGCAAAAGAATATCGACAACTAGTCCCCATCTTTATTAACTTGTCTAGAGTACTAGAAGAGGACTATACACGGATTGCCAACTATCAAAGAAGCTTAATAAAGTAA
- a CDS encoding GntR family transcriptional regulator encodes MLHGQESLYPQKWLSKASTGDRITSELRMRIISGLIESGTILSENKLAADYNVSRSPIREALKVLASENMIRLERMGAIVIGLTEKEIEEIYDVRLLIETFVFERLVKQETTELVQELSKILEMMKIAIKYKDADEFSYQDVLFHETIIRAINHSYIMMIWNNAKPVMEAFILLSMRVRLKEKYEDFTRIVENHQLYIEAIKTKNRNLMIQSLHQNFDDVQGKVEDLWMSQQMLSKGVVREND; translated from the coding sequence ATGTTGCATGGACAGGAATCACTCTATCCCCAAAAATGGCTTTCAAAAGCTTCCACAGGTGATCGCATAACTTCTGAACTTAGAATGCGCATTATTTCTGGATTGATTGAAAGCGGTACCATCTTATCAGAAAATAAGTTAGCCGCAGACTATAATGTGAGCCGATCACCCATTCGTGAAGCATTAAAAGTACTGGCTTCCGAGAATATGATTCGATTAGAAAGAATGGGTGCAATTGTTATAGGTTTAACAGAGAAGGAAATAGAAGAAATATATGATGTTCGACTATTGATAGAAACGTTTGTATTCGAACGTCTAGTCAAACAAGAGACAACTGAGTTAGTTCAGGAATTAAGTAAAATCCTTGAAATGATGAAGATTGCCATAAAATATAAAGATGCTGACGAGTTTTCCTATCAGGATGTCTTATTCCATGAAACGATTATTCGGGCAATTAATCATTCTTATATCATGATGATCTGGAATAATGCAAAACCTGTTATGGAAGCCTTCATTCTTTTATCCATGCGCGTGCGTTTAAAAGAAAAATATGAAGACTTCACACGAATTGTTGAAAATCACCAGCTCTATATTGAAGCCATCAAAACTAAGAATAGAAACCTCATGATTCAATCTTTACACCAAAACTTTGATGATGTTCAAGGTAAAGTAGAAGACCTTTGGATGTCGCAACAAATGCTATCTAAAGGAGTAGTGAGAGAAAATGACTAA
- a CDS encoding DUF2187 family protein, which produces MATAKIGDVISFKRDGKDFEGEVSAIRENSVMVNYGFSKDKGEPLITVVNHKNYKIKKS; this is translated from the coding sequence ATGGCTACTGCTAAAATTGGCGATGTAATTTCCTTTAAACGAGATGGGAAAGATTTTGAAGGAGAGGTTTCCGCAATAAGGGAAAATTCCGTAATGGTTAATTACGGTTTTTCAAAAGATAAAGGTGAACCCCTTATTACTGTTGTAAATCATAAAAATTATAAAATTAAAAAGTCATAA
- a CDS encoding carbonate dehydratase: protein MWYQPTIPIGPYNMYSYLVSFNPSTTVNPIPIFPKINKTAFLSPFTYIVGDVSIHEHTYIGPFVSIRADEGTPFYIGKNSNLQDGVILHGLKKQYVKVNNNQYSIYIGKSVSCAHGSLIHGPCQIDDHVFIGFKAIVYNAQVGERCFISTGAVITGGVKLKEGSFVPPGAHINTQEKADALSSVPNTEEEFAREVQRVNQEFPVAYSHLFGNTRCSCGLTC, encoded by the coding sequence ATGTGGTATCAGCCAACAATTCCGATTGGTCCATATAATATGTATAGTTACTTGGTCAGTTTCAATCCTTCAACTACAGTAAATCCCATTCCAATTTTTCCTAAAATAAATAAAACCGCATTTTTAAGTCCATTTACCTATATTGTGGGAGATGTATCCATTCACGAACATACGTATATTGGTCCATTTGTCAGTATCCGTGCGGATGAAGGTACTCCTTTTTATATAGGAAAAAATAGTAATTTACAGGATGGCGTGATTCTTCATGGGTTGAAAAAACAATACGTGAAGGTTAATAATAACCAATATTCGATTTACATTGGCAAAAGTGTATCGTGCGCCCATGGATCATTGATTCATGGCCCATGTCAGATTGATGACCATGTTTTTATTGGGTTTAAGGCGATAGTTTATAACGCACAAGTGGGAGAGCGATGCTTTATCTCGACTGGAGCAGTTATCACAGGTGGAGTAAAGCTAAAGGAAGGCAGCTTTGTTCCTCCTGGTGCTCATATCAATACACAGGAAAAAGCAGATGCCTTATCATCAGTACCAAATACGGAAGAGGAGTTTGCGAGAGAGGTGCAAAGGGTGAATCAGGAATTTCCCGTGGCTTATTCACATTTATTTGGAAACACACGATGTTCATGTGGGTTAACCTGTTGA
- a CDS encoding RMD1 family protein: MEAITFKAFAITNEIDLNQIAIHCGIPKKFTWEQPLFLRGQILESILDKKINETQMVLVFSFGSIVFINNSQTEEITKVLNFLYSFEPDIDLKNIEKYTDDYRLHIKESQPVELTDEYVVVPIYESFYPELISTVLAKSVALEKTEEQLGKIHDKLETMIDRLEKGRLRIGNKELARTTAKIVRHEYNTLAYIMILDKPDMTWTNSTANEFYDRMTEFFELNDRFKILKSKTDILYNIMDGFSTISHSIRGLFVEWIIVILIVVEIFLTILENI; the protein is encoded by the coding sequence ATGGAAGCTATTACCTTTAAAGCATTTGCAATTACAAACGAGATTGATTTAAACCAGATTGCGATTCATTGTGGGATTCCTAAAAAATTCACATGGGAACAACCTTTATTTCTTAGAGGACAAATCCTAGAATCCATCCTAGATAAAAAGATAAATGAAACTCAAATGGTACTTGTTTTTTCCTTTGGAAGTATTGTATTCATTAATAATTCTCAAACAGAAGAAATTACAAAAGTTTTAAACTTCCTTTATTCTTTCGAACCTGACATTGATTTAAAAAATATAGAGAAATATACGGATGATTATCGCCTCCACATTAAAGAATCCCAACCTGTCGAATTGACTGACGAATATGTGGTTGTTCCTATATACGAGAGTTTTTATCCTGAGTTGATATCCACCGTACTTGCCAAATCAGTAGCTCTAGAGAAAACAGAGGAACAGCTGGGAAAGATTCACGATAAACTTGAGACGATGATTGACCGGCTGGAAAAAGGTCGACTCCGAATCGGTAACAAGGAATTAGCAAGGACCACGGCAAAGATTGTACGTCATGAATATAATACGCTTGCCTATATCATGATTTTAGATAAACCAGATATGACATGGACTAACAGCACCGCAAACGAATTTTATGATCGAATGACGGAATTTTTCGAATTAAACGACCGGTTTAAAATTTTGAAAAGCAAAACGGATATTTTATATAACATCATGGATGGTTTTTCTACCATTAGTCATTCAATCCGAGGACTATTCGTTGAATGGATTATTGTTATTCTTATAGTGGTTGAGATTTTCCTCACCATATTAGAAAATATCTAG
- a CDS encoding cell wall hydrolase translates to MKKLISALTVVASLLFASPALAHTVKSGDTMTQIAKDHHISLQELSRLNPQIKNIDLIYVGQTVYTSKSVDATDSPEKVADPPEKEPAQPQIIVGYSQYEIDLLARLVRAEAESEPYQGKVAVACVVLNRVDSSAFPNTIKEVIYQKGQFQPVRNGEINKPADVDSIKAVNEALKEKRNVAAGSLFFYNPAIATSRWLDSRATTLEIGHHVFKK, encoded by the coding sequence ATGAAAAAACTAATCTCAGCACTAACTGTAGTAGCTTCACTCTTATTTGCTTCTCCTGCTTTAGCTCATACTGTAAAAAGTGGAGATACCATGACACAAATTGCCAAGGACCACCATATTAGCTTACAAGAACTCTCTCGGCTTAACCCACAAATTAAAAATATTGATTTAATATATGTTGGACAAACTGTTTATACTAGTAAATCAGTGGATGCAACTGACTCGCCTGAAAAGGTAGCGGATCCTCCAGAAAAGGAACCAGCACAACCCCAAATCATAGTGGGTTACTCTCAGTACGAAATAGACTTGTTAGCTAGATTAGTAAGAGCAGAAGCAGAAAGTGAGCCTTATCAAGGAAAAGTTGCCGTAGCCTGTGTGGTTCTAAACAGAGTGGACAGCTCCGCCTTTCCTAACACGATAAAAGAAGTCATTTATCAAAAAGGACAATTTCAGCCTGTTCGAAATGGAGAAATCAATAAACCAGCTGATGTGGATTCAATTAAGGCTGTAAATGAAGCATTAAAAGAGAAGAGAAATGTGGCTGCCGGATCCCTATTCTTCTATAATCCCGCTATAGCTACTAGCCGCTGGCTTGATTCTAGAGCGACCACACTGGAGATTGGTCACCATGTATTTAAAAAATAA
- the serC gene encoding 3-phosphoserine/phosphohydroxythreonine transaminase, which yields MKLQVPRAYNFNAGPSALPLSVLEKAQAELIDFRGTGMSVMELSHRSRTYEEVHNRAINSLKELLSIPDSYEILFLQGGASLQFSMIPMNFLKSGKKAGYVMTGSWSEKAFSEAKLFGDVYHAASSKEGNYRGIPKVDHLKYDVDDAYLHLTSNNTIYGTQWKDFPDSGDVPLIADMSSDILSKPIDVNKFSLIYAGAQKNLGPSGVTVVIIRKDLLEQANTSIPTMLKYSTHAKNNSLYNTPPTFGIYMLGEVLNWVHELGGLTAISERNEQKAKFIYDAIDSSNDFYSGHAEKDCRSLMNITFNLKTEDLEKKFLEQAKQEGFVGVNGHRSIGGCRVSSYNAVPLEACQAFSEFMIDFQTKNS from the coding sequence ATGAAATTACAAGTACCACGTGCCTACAATTTTAATGCAGGTCCTTCCGCTTTACCGTTATCTGTCTTAGAAAAAGCGCAAGCAGAACTGATTGATTTTCGAGGTACAGGAATGTCTGTCATGGAGCTTAGCCATCGAAGCCGTACCTATGAAGAGGTACATAATAGGGCAATTAACAGCTTGAAAGAATTGTTATCAATCCCTGATTCCTATGAAATTCTTTTCCTCCAAGGTGGAGCAAGCCTTCAATTTTCGATGATTCCCATGAATTTTTTAAAGTCGGGGAAAAAGGCAGGATATGTAATGACAGGATCTTGGTCTGAAAAAGCATTTTCTGAGGCTAAATTATTTGGAGATGTTTATCATGCTGCATCCTCTAAGGAAGGAAATTACCGAGGTATACCAAAGGTAGATCACTTAAAGTACGATGTTGATGATGCCTATTTACACCTTACTTCCAACAACACCATTTACGGAACTCAATGGAAGGACTTTCCTGACAGTGGAGATGTGCCACTAATCGCAGACATGTCGAGTGATATTCTTTCAAAGCCTATTGATGTAAACAAGTTCTCCCTTATCTACGCAGGAGCACAGAAAAATCTCGGCCCATCAGGAGTAACGGTAGTCATTATCCGGAAAGACCTTTTAGAACAAGCCAATACTTCCATTCCAACAATGCTAAAATACAGCACGCATGCTAAGAACAATTCACTATATAATACACCGCCAACCTTTGGCATCTACATGCTTGGAGAGGTGCTTAATTGGGTTCATGAGTTAGGAGGATTGACGGCAATTTCTGAACGAAATGAACAAAAAGCAAAATTTATTTACGATGCCATTGACTCTAGTAATGATTTTTATTCTGGTCATGCTGAAAAGGACTGCCGTTCTCTCATGAACATAACCTTTAACTTGAAAACAGAAGATTTAGAAAAGAAATTTTTAGAACAGGCAAAACAAGAAGGCTTTGTAGGAGTTAACGGTCACCGCTCCATCGGTGGGTGCCGTGTATCTTCATATAATGCCGTTCCGCTTGAAGCATGTCAGGCATTTAGTGAGTTTATGATCGATTTCCAAACAAAAAATAGCTAG
- a CDS encoding PCI domain-containing protein, translated as MEQENLFQYVQSMIISSTHRPKYMSISTVKVADLLGVPSTEVENGLKNLVAEGRLKTTKLEQPPYTEVYMLH; from the coding sequence TTGGAACAAGAGAATCTATTTCAATATGTCCAGTCCATGATTATTTCATCAACACATCGACCTAAATACATGTCTATATCCACCGTAAAAGTGGCTGACTTACTTGGTGTACCTAGTACAGAGGTTGAAAATGGTTTAAAGAATTTAGTTGCTGAAGGTCGCTTAAAAACAACCAAACTTGAACAACCACCCTATACTGAGGTTTATATGCTTCACTAG
- a CDS encoding formate/nitrite transporter family protein yields MAFLKPYEIAEIAIDAGTKKAKLPVNKVFILGILGGAFISIGFLLDIRVTANLPKDWGSFGSFLGAAVFPLGLILILLAGGELLTGNMMAVAMGFFAKKVSLGRLMYNWFWITVSNFIGAIFVAYIFGHVVGLTSEGLFLEKTVAIAQAKLDEGFWACFFSAIGCNWLVGLACWLSYGSQEMSGKILSIWFPIMGFVAIGFQHVVANMFLIPAAIFAHHFTWADFFRNFIPVIIGNAVGGSIFVSLAYWLSYKDYIKKDAVLKT; encoded by the coding sequence ATGGCATTTCTTAAACCGTATGAAATAGCTGAAATTGCAATTGATGCAGGAACAAAAAAAGCAAAGCTTCCGGTCAATAAGGTGTTCATTTTAGGAATTCTAGGTGGTGCATTTATCTCAATTGGTTTTCTCCTAGATATTCGTGTAACAGCAAATCTCCCTAAGGATTGGGGAAGCTTTGGATCGTTTTTAGGAGCAGCTGTGTTCCCGCTTGGTCTCATTTTAATTCTTTTAGCAGGTGGAGAACTGTTAACAGGAAATATGATGGCGGTTGCCATGGGGTTTTTCGCGAAAAAGGTCTCATTAGGAAGGCTTATGTACAATTGGTTTTGGATTACAGTTAGTAATTTTATTGGTGCTATTTTTGTAGCTTATATTTTCGGTCATGTAGTGGGGCTTACAAGTGAAGGTCTATTTCTTGAGAAAACCGTTGCCATTGCACAAGCCAAATTAGATGAAGGGTTTTGGGCTTGTTTTTTCTCTGCCATAGGCTGCAATTGGTTAGTGGGTCTAGCATGCTGGCTATCCTATGGATCCCAAGAAATGAGCGGTAAGATTTTGTCCATTTGGTTTCCAATTATGGGCTTTGTGGCGATTGGGTTTCAACATGTTGTAGCAAACATGTTTCTCATACCTGCAGCAATCTTCGCACACCATTTTACTTGGGCCGATTTTTTTAGGAATTTTATACCCGTTATTATAGGAAACGCAGTTGGGGGAAGTATCTTTGTTTCACTTGCCTATTGGTTATCGTATAAAGATTACATAAAAAAAGATGCTGTATTGAAAACCTAA